The following proteins are co-located in the Paroedura picta isolate Pp20150507F chromosome 18, Ppicta_v3.0, whole genome shotgun sequence genome:
- the TJP1 gene encoding tight junction protein 1 isoform X14, with protein MEETAIWEQHTVTLHRAPGFGFGIAISGGRDNPHFQSGETSIVISDVLKGGPAEGLLQENDRVAMVNGVSMDNVEHAFAVQQLRKSGKNAKITIRRMKKVQIPVTRTEPDPVSENDEDSYEEEVPDPRSSRGATSASRRHEKSWVRDRSASRERSLSPRSDRRSVTSSQPAKPTKVTLVKSRKNEEYGLRLASHIFVKEISQDSLAARDGNILEGDVVLKINGTVTENMSLTDAKTLIERSKGKLRMVVQRDERATLLNVPDLSDSVHSANASERDDISEIQSLASDHSNRSHDRPHRSGSRSPDQRSEPSDHSRHSPQQPSNGSLRSRDDERIAKPGAVSTPVKNMEDLPLSKSVDESVVERNEKQTPPLPEPKPVYAQPGQPDVDLPVSPSDGPLPNSTHEDGMLRPSMKLVKFKKGDSVGLRLAGGNDVGIFVAGVLEDSPAAKEGLEEGDQILRVNNVDFTNIIREEAVLFLLDLPKGEEVTILAQKKKDVYRRIVESDVGDSFYIRTHFEYEKESPYGLSFNKGEVFRVVDTLYNGKLGSWLAIRIGKNHKEVERGIIPNKNRAEQLASVQYTLPKTAGGDRADFWRFRGLRSSKRNLRKSREDLSAQPVQTKFPAYERVVLREAGFLRPVTIFGPIADVAREKLAREEPNIYQIAKSEPRDAGTDQRSSGIIRLHTIKQIIDRDKHALLDVTPNAVDRLNYAQWYPIVVFLNPDSKQGVKTMRMRLCPESRKSARKLYERAHKLRKNNHHLFTATINLNSMNDGWYGALKEAIQQQQSQLVWVSEGKADGATSDDLDLHDDRLSYLSAPGSEYSMYSTDSRHTSDYEDTDTEGGAYTDQELDETLNDEVGTPPESAITRSSEPVREDASGMHHENPTFPPYAPQAQPQPNPRIESPGFKATAQPKAEALPAAPYLPPSPEPNPAACSTSTVRPSLSLSNVRLEEPGLAPYNSFQSQAGPLRTPGTEPPHITARDPDLPPLSLHVDPPKMYRKDPYLSEEPYLNEEPPRQNYALKPPSHGHAAPRQDKEPGLAYEPQGQYPDKQPGRDYEPLAYRYESTNYVDQLPRGYDPRLQYEERTPPYEDHWAYYEEKQPFPARPPFDSQPPRDFDPRPNADESTDRRCYFPAQPRFEEPPPAAAYDNRPRYEHASKNFGLPPLRYEEQSAAGYEAHGRYKAETPAYASAAPRSPEPKHYFEAQPRGYEPPLPQGFAAKVGPHEPSHNPAGAHPPLPLPSKPEALPSHSKPLPTQPAEEEDDPAMKPQSVLTRVKMFENKRSSSLEKIKDSNDVPVVKQPPELAPKPNMAPASVPKPVSQNQYEHDKPAYRAPEPQRPQAKPPEDIVRANHYDPEEDEEYYRKQLSYFDRRSYENKPAGAQVPPSHHPEPAKPAHLHNQLNYTNYSSKLLGSCTSYAYSKRSVRWGKSLDVEPLERVAAEKRYEPIPPVTPPPPAPPVHYTQPQSINNPIVSLQPKPALPEVNSVSEFQNSTVSKPDPPPSQNKPVAFRSSSREDTVQSTYFPQKSFPDKGPVNGTEPISKTVTPAYNRFTTKPYTSAARPFERKFESPKFNHNLLPDEHQPKPELALKPQNSPQPVSKAHSSSQPHAEFDSAMENFSVQAEKLKYQPNNISAVPKAIPVSPSALEDDDEEDGHTVVATARGVFNSNGGVLSSIETGVSIIIPQGAIPEGIEQEIYFKVCRDNSILPPLDKEKGETLLSPLVMCGPHGLKFLKPVELRLPHCASMTPDGWSFALKSSDSSSGDPKTWQNKSLPGDPNYLVGANCVSVLIDHF; from the exons ACCATCAGGAGGATGAAGAAAGTTCAGATCCCGGTGACGCGGACGGAGCCGGACCCCGTGTCGGAGAACGACGAGGACAGCTACGAAGAGGAGGTCCCGGACCCGAGGAGTTCCCGCGGTGCTACGAGCGCAAGCAGAAGGCACGAGAAGAGTTGGGTGAGGGACCGAAGTGCCAGCAGGGAGAGGAGTCTGTCGCCACGGTCAGACCGCCGGTCGGTGACCTCCAGTCAGCCTGCAAAGCCGACGAAAGTCACGTTGGTGAAGTCCAGGAAGAATGAAG AATACGGTTTGCGCCTGGCCAGCCACATATTCGTGAAAGAAATCTCCCAGGACAGTCTGGCGGCGAGAGACGGGAACATTCTGGAAGGTGACGTTGTCTTGAAG ATAAACGGCACAGTCACGGAAAATATGTCATTGACAGATGCCAAGACCCTAATAGAAAGGTCAAAGGGCAAGCTGAGGATGGTGGTCCAAAGGGATGAGCGGGCCACTCTGCTGAACGTCCCAGATCTTTCTGATAGCGTTCACTCCGCCAATGCCTCGGAAAGAGATG ACATTTCAGAAATCCAGTCGCTGGCATCCGATCATTCCAACCGATCCCATGACCGGCCCCACCGCAGTGGCTCCCGATCTCCTGACCAGCGGTCGGAGCCTTCAGACCATTCCAGGCATTCTCCTCAGCAGCCCAGCAACGGCAG CCTCCGGAGCAGAGATGACGAGAGAATAGCAAAGCCAGGGGCGGTCTCCACGCCTGTGAAGAACATGGAGGACCTCCCGCTTTCGAAATCCGTGGATGAATCCGTGGTGGAAAGGAACGAGAAGCAGACCCCACCTCTTCCAG AACCAAAGCCAGTCTATGCTCAGCCGGGACAGCCGGATGTGGATTTACCGGTTAGTCCGTCCGACGGCCCTCTACCGAACTCGACCCACGAGGACGGCATGCTTCG GCCCAGCATGAAGCTTGTGAAATTCAAAAAGGGGGACAGCGTCGGCTTGCGGCTGGCCGGCGGGAACGATGTCGGGATCTTCGTCGCGGGCGTTCTCGAGGACAGCCCTGCCGCTAAGGAGGGCTTGGAAGAAGGAGACCAGATTCTCAGG GTCAATAACGTCGACTTCACGAACATCATCCGCGAAGAAGCCGTTCTGTTCCTGCTCGACCTCCCTAAAGGGGAAGAGGTCACCATCTTGGCGCAGAAGAAAAAGGACG TTTATCGGCGCATTGTGGAGTCGGACGTGGGAGATTCTTTCTACATCAGAACTCATTTTGAATACGAGAAGGAATCTCCCTACGGGCTCAGCTTCAACAAGGGCGAGGTGTTCCGGGTGGTGGACACCCTATACAACGGCAAGCTGGGCTCCTGGCTGGCTATCCGGATCGGCAAGAATCACAAGGAGGTCGAAAGAGGCATCATCCCCAACAAAAACAG agccGAGCAGCTGGCGAGCGTGCAGTACACGCTTCCGAAGACGGCCGGCGGGGACCGTGCCGATTTCTGGAGGTTCAGAGGCCTGCGGAGCTCCAAGAGAAACCTCCGGAAGAGCAGAGAGGACCTGTCCGCCCAGCCGGTGCAGACCAAGTTTCCCGCCTACGAGAGAGTCGTCCTTCGAGAAG CGGGCTTTCTCAGGCCGGTGACCATCTTTGGACCCATTGCTGACGTGGCCCGTGAGAAACTGGCGAGAGAAGAACCGAATATTTATCAGATTGCAA AAAGCGAACCGAGGGACGCCGGGACGGACCAGCGTAGCTCTGGCATTATCCGCCTCCATACGATAAAACAGATAATCGACCGA GACAAACACGCCTTGCTAGACGTCACCCCCAACGCGGTGGACCGTTTGAATTACGCACAGTGGTATCCCATCGTGGTGTTCTTGAACCCGGATTCCAAGCAGGGCGTCAAGACCATGAGGATGAGGCTCTGCCCCGAATCTCGGAAAAGCGCGCGGAAGCTCTACGAGAGAGCCCACAAGCTCCGGAAAAACAACCATCACCTCTTCACAG CAACGATTAACTTGAATTCGATGAACGACGGCTGGTATGGGGCTCTCAAGGAAGCGattcagcagcagcagagccagctGGTGTGGGTTTCGGAAGGCAAG GCAGACGGCGCGACCAGCGACGACCTCGATCTGCACGACGACCGCTTGTCCTACCTGTCGGCCCCGGGCAGCGAGTACTCCATGTACAGCACGGACAGTCGGCATACTTCTGACTACGAGGACACCGACACGGAAGGCGGGGCCTACACCGACCAGGAGCTAGACGAGACGCTCAACGACGAGGTGGGGACGCCCCCTGAGTCGGCCATCACGCGCTCCTCCGAACCCGTCAGGGAAGATGCGTCAGGCATGCACCACGAGAACCCGACGTTCCCTCCGTACGCGCCACAAGCTCAGCCGCAGCCAAATCCCAGGATAGAGTCGCCGGGGTTCAAGGCGACTGCTCAGCcg AAAGCCGAAGCCTTGCCGGCAGCCCCCTACCTTCCCCCGTCGCCAGAACCCAACCCTGCGGCCTGCTCAACTTCCACCGTCCGCCCCAGTCTCAGCCTCTCTAATGTCAGgctggaggagccaggcctggccccGTACAACTCTTTCCAGTCGCAAGCCGGCCCCCTAAGAACGCCCGGCACGGAGCCGCCTCATATCACGGCCAGAGATCCAGACCTGCCTCCCTTGTCGTTGCACGTAGACCCGCCAAAG ATGTACAGGAAAGACCCCTACCTGAGCGAAGAGCCGTACCTCAACGAGGAACCCCCCCGGCAGAACTACGCCCTGAAGCCGCCGTCCCACGGCCACGCGGCGCCGCGGCAGGACAAGGAGCCCGGCCTGGCCTACGAACCGCAAGGCCAGTACCCGGACAAGCAGCCCGGCCGAGATTACGAGCCCTTGGCGTACAGGTATGAGTCCACAAACTACGTCGACCAGCTGCCTCGCGGCTACGACCCCCGCCTCCAGTACGAGGAGCGCACGCCTCCCTACGAAGACCACTGGGCGTACTATGAGGAGAAGCAGCCCTTCCCGGCCAGGCCGCCGTTCGACAGCCAGCCGCCTCGGGACTTCGACCCCCGGCCGAACGCAGACGAGAGCACAGACCGGCGATGCTATTTCCCAGCACAACCCCGCTTCGAAGAGCCCCCTCCTGCGGCGGCCTACGACAACAGGCCTCGCTACGAGCACGCCTCCAAGAATTTCGGCCTCCCGCCGCTGAGGTACGAGGAGCAGTCTGCCGCCGGCTACGAGGCTCACGGAAGATACAAAGCCGAGACGCCCGCCTACGCCTCCGCGGCGCCCAGGTCGCCCGAGCCGAAGCATTACTTCGAGGCGCAGCCCAGAGGCTACGAGCCGCCTCTGCCCCAAGGGTTCGCGGCGAAAGTCGGGCCGCACGAGCCTTCCCACAATCCCGCTGGGGCCCACCCTCCCCTTCCGCTGCCGAGCAAACCAGAAGCTCTGCCTTCCCACAGTAAACCACTGCCTACGCAACCGGCCGAAGAAGAGGATGACCCAGCCATGAAGCCCCAGTCTGTTCTCACAAGGGTTAAAATGTTCGAGAACAAGAGGTCGTCGTCACTGGAGAAAATCAAGGACTCGAATGACGTCCCGGTCGTCAAG CAGCCTCCGGAGCTCGCGCCGAAGCCTAACATGGCCCCAGCGAGCGTCCCGAAGCCGGTCTCTCAAAACCAATACGAACACGACAAACCAGCTTACAG GGCTCCCGAACCGCAGCGGCCTCAAGCGAAACCCCCCGAGGACATCGTCCGGGCAAACCACTACGACcccgaggaggacgaggagtacTATCGCAAGCAGCTCTCCTACTTCGACCGCCGCAGCTACGAGAACAAGCCTGCCGGGGCACAGGTGCCCCCCAGCCACCACCCGGAGCCTGCAAAGCCAGCCCATCTCCATAATCAGCTGAACTACACCAACTACTCTTCCAA ATTGCTCGGCTCTTGCACTAGCTATGCCTACTCGAAAAGGAGCGTCAGGTG GGGGAAGTCCCTAGACGTGGAGCCGTTGGAGAGGGTTGCGGCCGAGAAGCGCTACGAGCCGATCCCGCCGGTGACGCCACCTCCCCCCGCGCCCCCGGTACACTACACACAACCTCAGTCCATTAACAACCCGATCGTGTCTCTCCAGCCCAAACCTGCTCTTCCGGAAG tcaactcCGTGTCCGAATTCCAGAATTCCACCGTGTCCAAGCCCGACCCGCCACCCTCTCAGAACAAGCCAGTCGCCTTCCGGTCTTCCAGCCGAGAGGACACCGTTCAGTCCACCTACTTCCCTCAGAAAAGCTTCCCCGATAAAGGGCCGGTCAACGGGACGGAGCCGATCTCCAAGACGGTCACCCCGGCTTACAACCGTTTCACGACGAAGCCTTACACAAGTGCCGCCCGGCCGTTTGAGCGCAAGTTTGAGAGCCCCAAGTTCAACCACAACCTCCTGCCGGACGAGCATCAGCCCAAGCCGGAGTTGGCGTTGAAACCCCAGAATTCTCCCCAGCCCGTTTCTAAAGCACACAGCTCCTCACAGCCTCACGCGGAGTTTGACAGCGCGATGGAGAACTTCTCCGTGCAGGCGGAGAAGCTCAAGTACCAACCAAATAACATCAGCGCCGTGCCTAAAGCCATTCCTGTGAG TCCTTCTGCGTTGGAAGACGACGACGAAGAGGACGGCCACACTGTCGTTGCCACGGCAAGAGGCGTGTTCAACAGCAACGGTGGCGTCCTCAGTTCCATAGAGACGGGAGTGAGCATCATCATCCCCCAAGGTGCCATTCCAGAGGGAATAGAGCAAGAAATCTATTTCAAAGTCTGCCGAGACAACAGTATCCTCCCGCCTTTAGACAAAGAGAAAG GTGAAACGCTGCTCAGCCCCTTGGTCATGTGCGGGCCCCACGGACTGAAATTCCTGAAGCCGGTGGAGCTGCGCTTACCACATTGTGCGTCTATGACCCCTGATGGTTGGTCTTTTGCTCTCAAATCCTCCGACTCCTCGTCGG GTGACCCCAAAACCTGGCAGAACAAGTCTCTTCCCGGTGATCCAAACTATCTTGTTGGAGCAAACTGTGTCTCAGTTCTAATAGATCACTTCTAA
- the TJP1 gene encoding tight junction protein 1 isoform X13, producing the protein MSARAAAAASSKSTTMEETAIWEQHTVTLHRAPGFGFGIAISGGRDNPHFQSGETSIVISDVLKGGPAEGLLQENDRVAMVNGVSMDNVEHAFAVQQLRKSGKNAKITIRRMKKVQIPVTRTEPDPVSENDEDSYEEEVPDPRSSRGATSASRRHEKSWVRDRSASRERSLSPRSDRRSVTSSQPAKPTKVTLVKSRKNEEYGLRLASHIFVKEISQDSLAARDGNILEGDVVLKINGTVTENMSLTDAKTLIERSKGKLRMVVQRDERATLLNVPDLSDSVHSANASERDDISEIQSLASDHSNRSHDRPHRSGSRSPDQRSEPSDHSRHSPQQPSNGSLRSRDDERIAKPGAVSTPVKNMEDLPLSKSVDESVVERNEKQTPPLPEPKPVYAQPGQPDVDLPVSPSDGPLPNSTHEDGMLRPSMKLVKFKKGDSVGLRLAGGNDVGIFVAGVLEDSPAAKEGLEEGDQILRVNNVDFTNIIREEAVLFLLDLPKGEEVTILAQKKKDVYRRIVESDVGDSFYIRTHFEYEKESPYGLSFNKGEVFRVVDTLYNGKLGSWLAIRIGKNHKEVERGIIPNKNRAEQLASVQYTLPKTAGGDRADFWRFRGLRSSKRNLRKSREDLSAQPVQTKFPAYERVVLREAGFLRPVTIFGPIADVAREKLAREEPNIYQIAKSEPRDAGTDQRSSGIIRLHTIKQIIDRDKHALLDVTPNAVDRLNYAQWYPIVVFLNPDSKQGVKTMRMRLCPESRKSARKLYERAHKLRKNNHHLFTATINLNSMNDGWYGALKEAIQQQQSQLVWVSEGKADGATSDDLDLHDDRLSYLSAPGSEYSMYSTDSRHTSDYEDTDTEGGAYTDQELDETLNDEVGTPPESAITRSSEPVREDASGMHHENPTFPPYAPQAQPQPNPRIESPGFKATAQPKAEALPAAPYLPPSPEPNPAACSTSTVRPSLSLSNVRLEEPGLAPYNSFQSQAGPLRTPGTEPPHITARDPDLPPLSLHVDPPKMYRKDPYLSEEPYLNEEPPRQNYALKPPSHGHAAPRQDKEPGLAYEPQGQYPDKQPGRDYEPLAYRYESTNYVDQLPRGYDPRLQYEERTPPYEDHWAYYEEKQPFPARPPFDSQPPRDFDPRPNADESTDRRCYFPAQPRFEEPPPAAAYDNRPRYEHASKNFGLPPLRYEEQSAAGYEAHGRYKAETPAYASAAPRSPEPKHYFEAQPRGYEPPLPQGFAAKVGPHEPSHNPAGAHPPLPLPSKPEALPSHSKPLPTQPAEEEDDPAMKPQSVLTRVKMFENKRSSSLEKIKDSNDVPVVKQPPELAPKPNMAPASVPKPVSQNQYEHDKPAYRAPEPQRPQAKPPEDIVRANHYDPEEDEEYYRKQLSYFDRRSYENKPAGAQVPPSHHPEPAKPAHLHNQLNYTNYSSKLLGSCTSYAYSKRSVRWGKSLDVEPLERVAAEKRYEPIPPVTPPPPAPPVHYTQPQSINNPIVSLQPKPALPEVNSVSEFQNSTVSKPDPPPSQNKPVAFRSSSREDTVQSTYFPQKSFPDKGPVNGTEPISKTVTPAYNRFTTKPYTSAARPFERKFESPKFNHNLLPDEHQPKPELALKPQNSPQPVSKAHSSSQPHAEFDSAMENFSVQAEKLKYQPNNISAVPKAIPVSPSALEDDDEEDGHTVVATARGVFNSNGGVLSSIETGVSIIIPQGAIPEGIEQEIYFKVCRDNSILPPLDKEKGETLLSPLVMCGPHGLKFLKPVELRLPHCASMTPDGWSFALKSSDSSSGDPKTWQNKSLPGDPNYLVGANCVSVLIDHF; encoded by the exons ACCATCAGGAGGATGAAGAAAGTTCAGATCCCGGTGACGCGGACGGAGCCGGACCCCGTGTCGGAGAACGACGAGGACAGCTACGAAGAGGAGGTCCCGGACCCGAGGAGTTCCCGCGGTGCTACGAGCGCAAGCAGAAGGCACGAGAAGAGTTGGGTGAGGGACCGAAGTGCCAGCAGGGAGAGGAGTCTGTCGCCACGGTCAGACCGCCGGTCGGTGACCTCCAGTCAGCCTGCAAAGCCGACGAAAGTCACGTTGGTGAAGTCCAGGAAGAATGAAG AATACGGTTTGCGCCTGGCCAGCCACATATTCGTGAAAGAAATCTCCCAGGACAGTCTGGCGGCGAGAGACGGGAACATTCTGGAAGGTGACGTTGTCTTGAAG ATAAACGGCACAGTCACGGAAAATATGTCATTGACAGATGCCAAGACCCTAATAGAAAGGTCAAAGGGCAAGCTGAGGATGGTGGTCCAAAGGGATGAGCGGGCCACTCTGCTGAACGTCCCAGATCTTTCTGATAGCGTTCACTCCGCCAATGCCTCGGAAAGAGATG ACATTTCAGAAATCCAGTCGCTGGCATCCGATCATTCCAACCGATCCCATGACCGGCCCCACCGCAGTGGCTCCCGATCTCCTGACCAGCGGTCGGAGCCTTCAGACCATTCCAGGCATTCTCCTCAGCAGCCCAGCAACGGCAG CCTCCGGAGCAGAGATGACGAGAGAATAGCAAAGCCAGGGGCGGTCTCCACGCCTGTGAAGAACATGGAGGACCTCCCGCTTTCGAAATCCGTGGATGAATCCGTGGTGGAAAGGAACGAGAAGCAGACCCCACCTCTTCCAG AACCAAAGCCAGTCTATGCTCAGCCGGGACAGCCGGATGTGGATTTACCGGTTAGTCCGTCCGACGGCCCTCTACCGAACTCGACCCACGAGGACGGCATGCTTCG GCCCAGCATGAAGCTTGTGAAATTCAAAAAGGGGGACAGCGTCGGCTTGCGGCTGGCCGGCGGGAACGATGTCGGGATCTTCGTCGCGGGCGTTCTCGAGGACAGCCCTGCCGCTAAGGAGGGCTTGGAAGAAGGAGACCAGATTCTCAGG GTCAATAACGTCGACTTCACGAACATCATCCGCGAAGAAGCCGTTCTGTTCCTGCTCGACCTCCCTAAAGGGGAAGAGGTCACCATCTTGGCGCAGAAGAAAAAGGACG TTTATCGGCGCATTGTGGAGTCGGACGTGGGAGATTCTTTCTACATCAGAACTCATTTTGAATACGAGAAGGAATCTCCCTACGGGCTCAGCTTCAACAAGGGCGAGGTGTTCCGGGTGGTGGACACCCTATACAACGGCAAGCTGGGCTCCTGGCTGGCTATCCGGATCGGCAAGAATCACAAGGAGGTCGAAAGAGGCATCATCCCCAACAAAAACAG agccGAGCAGCTGGCGAGCGTGCAGTACACGCTTCCGAAGACGGCCGGCGGGGACCGTGCCGATTTCTGGAGGTTCAGAGGCCTGCGGAGCTCCAAGAGAAACCTCCGGAAGAGCAGAGAGGACCTGTCCGCCCAGCCGGTGCAGACCAAGTTTCCCGCCTACGAGAGAGTCGTCCTTCGAGAAG CGGGCTTTCTCAGGCCGGTGACCATCTTTGGACCCATTGCTGACGTGGCCCGTGAGAAACTGGCGAGAGAAGAACCGAATATTTATCAGATTGCAA AAAGCGAACCGAGGGACGCCGGGACGGACCAGCGTAGCTCTGGCATTATCCGCCTCCATACGATAAAACAGATAATCGACCGA GACAAACACGCCTTGCTAGACGTCACCCCCAACGCGGTGGACCGTTTGAATTACGCACAGTGGTATCCCATCGTGGTGTTCTTGAACCCGGATTCCAAGCAGGGCGTCAAGACCATGAGGATGAGGCTCTGCCCCGAATCTCGGAAAAGCGCGCGGAAGCTCTACGAGAGAGCCCACAAGCTCCGGAAAAACAACCATCACCTCTTCACAG CAACGATTAACTTGAATTCGATGAACGACGGCTGGTATGGGGCTCTCAAGGAAGCGattcagcagcagcagagccagctGGTGTGGGTTTCGGAAGGCAAG GCAGACGGCGCGACCAGCGACGACCTCGATCTGCACGACGACCGCTTGTCCTACCTGTCGGCCCCGGGCAGCGAGTACTCCATGTACAGCACGGACAGTCGGCATACTTCTGACTACGAGGACACCGACACGGAAGGCGGGGCCTACACCGACCAGGAGCTAGACGAGACGCTCAACGACGAGGTGGGGACGCCCCCTGAGTCGGCCATCACGCGCTCCTCCGAACCCGTCAGGGAAGATGCGTCAGGCATGCACCACGAGAACCCGACGTTCCCTCCGTACGCGCCACAAGCTCAGCCGCAGCCAAATCCCAGGATAGAGTCGCCGGGGTTCAAGGCGACTGCTCAGCcg AAAGCCGAAGCCTTGCCGGCAGCCCCCTACCTTCCCCCGTCGCCAGAACCCAACCCTGCGGCCTGCTCAACTTCCACCGTCCGCCCCAGTCTCAGCCTCTCTAATGTCAGgctggaggagccaggcctggccccGTACAACTCTTTCCAGTCGCAAGCCGGCCCCCTAAGAACGCCCGGCACGGAGCCGCCTCATATCACGGCCAGAGATCCAGACCTGCCTCCCTTGTCGTTGCACGTAGACCCGCCAAAG ATGTACAGGAAAGACCCCTACCTGAGCGAAGAGCCGTACCTCAACGAGGAACCCCCCCGGCAGAACTACGCCCTGAAGCCGCCGTCCCACGGCCACGCGGCGCCGCGGCAGGACAAGGAGCCCGGCCTGGCCTACGAACCGCAAGGCCAGTACCCGGACAAGCAGCCCGGCCGAGATTACGAGCCCTTGGCGTACAGGTATGAGTCCACAAACTACGTCGACCAGCTGCCTCGCGGCTACGACCCCCGCCTCCAGTACGAGGAGCGCACGCCTCCCTACGAAGACCACTGGGCGTACTATGAGGAGAAGCAGCCCTTCCCGGCCAGGCCGCCGTTCGACAGCCAGCCGCCTCGGGACTTCGACCCCCGGCCGAACGCAGACGAGAGCACAGACCGGCGATGCTATTTCCCAGCACAACCCCGCTTCGAAGAGCCCCCTCCTGCGGCGGCCTACGACAACAGGCCTCGCTACGAGCACGCCTCCAAGAATTTCGGCCTCCCGCCGCTGAGGTACGAGGAGCAGTCTGCCGCCGGCTACGAGGCTCACGGAAGATACAAAGCCGAGACGCCCGCCTACGCCTCCGCGGCGCCCAGGTCGCCCGAGCCGAAGCATTACTTCGAGGCGCAGCCCAGAGGCTACGAGCCGCCTCTGCCCCAAGGGTTCGCGGCGAAAGTCGGGCCGCACGAGCCTTCCCACAATCCCGCTGGGGCCCACCCTCCCCTTCCGCTGCCGAGCAAACCAGAAGCTCTGCCTTCCCACAGTAAACCACTGCCTACGCAACCGGCCGAAGAAGAGGATGACCCAGCCATGAAGCCCCAGTCTGTTCTCACAAGGGTTAAAATGTTCGAGAACAAGAGGTCGTCGTCACTGGAGAAAATCAAGGACTCGAATGACGTCCCGGTCGTCAAG CAGCCTCCGGAGCTCGCGCCGAAGCCTAACATGGCCCCAGCGAGCGTCCCGAAGCCGGTCTCTCAAAACCAATACGAACACGACAAACCAGCTTACAG GGCTCCCGAACCGCAGCGGCCTCAAGCGAAACCCCCCGAGGACATCGTCCGGGCAAACCACTACGACcccgaggaggacgaggagtacTATCGCAAGCAGCTCTCCTACTTCGACCGCCGCAGCTACGAGAACAAGCCTGCCGGGGCACAGGTGCCCCCCAGCCACCACCCGGAGCCTGCAAAGCCAGCCCATCTCCATAATCAGCTGAACTACACCAACTACTCTTCCAA ATTGCTCGGCTCTTGCACTAGCTATGCCTACTCGAAAAGGAGCGTCAGGTG GGGGAAGTCCCTAGACGTGGAGCCGTTGGAGAGGGTTGCGGCCGAGAAGCGCTACGAGCCGATCCCGCCGGTGACGCCACCTCCCCCCGCGCCCCCGGTACACTACACACAACCTCAGTCCATTAACAACCCGATCGTGTCTCTCCAGCCCAAACCTGCTCTTCCGGAAG tcaactcCGTGTCCGAATTCCAGAATTCCACCGTGTCCAAGCCCGACCCGCCACCCTCTCAGAACAAGCCAGTCGCCTTCCGGTCTTCCAGCCGAGAGGACACCGTTCAGTCCACCTACTTCCCTCAGAAAAGCTTCCCCGATAAAGGGCCGGTCAACGGGACGGAGCCGATCTCCAAGACGGTCACCCCGGCTTACAACCGTTTCACGACGAAGCCTTACACAAGTGCCGCCCGGCCGTTTGAGCGCAAGTTTGAGAGCCCCAAGTTCAACCACAACCTCCTGCCGGACGAGCATCAGCCCAAGCCGGAGTTGGCGTTGAAACCCCAGAATTCTCCCCAGCCCGTTTCTAAAGCACACAGCTCCTCACAGCCTCACGCGGAGTTTGACAGCGCGATGGAGAACTTCTCCGTGCAGGCGGAGAAGCTCAAGTACCAACCAAATAACATCAGCGCCGTGCCTAAAGCCATTCCTGTGAG TCCTTCTGCGTTGGAAGACGACGACGAAGAGGACGGCCACACTGTCGTTGCCACGGCAAGAGGCGTGTTCAACAGCAACGGTGGCGTCCTCAGTTCCATAGAGACGGGAGTGAGCATCATCATCCCCCAAGGTGCCATTCCAGAGGGAATAGAGCAAGAAATCTATTTCAAAGTCTGCCGAGACAACAGTATCCTCCCGCCTTTAGACAAAGAGAAAG GTGAAACGCTGCTCAGCCCCTTGGTCATGTGCGGGCCCCACGGACTGAAATTCCTGAAGCCGGTGGAGCTGCGCTTACCACATTGTGCGTCTATGACCCCTGATGGTTGGTCTTTTGCTCTCAAATCCTCCGACTCCTCGTCGG GTGACCCCAAAACCTGGCAGAACAAGTCTCTTCCCGGTGATCCAAACTATCTTGTTGGAGCAAACTGTGTCTCAGTTCTAATAGATCACTTCTAA